The genomic stretch ATTCTAATACCACATTAATCCCAATTGGAAGTGTAGTTAAACTTAAAAAGGTTGAAAAGCCCGTCATGATTTATGGAAGACATCAAATCCAAACTAGTTCAAAAAGAATATTCGATTACATAGCAGTCCCTTATCCAGAAGGAAACCTAACTGACGATTTTAATGTCTTTTTCAATAGGGAATCAATAGATAATATATTGTATAGAGGATACGATTCGCCAATAGAACTAATACTTAGAGAACAAGTAGAAAAGGATCTAGAAAATAGCAAAAAGAAAGAGAAAACTGATGAAATTTAGAATGACTACAATCCACCTTATTTTAATTTCTACCCTGCTTCTTACAGGCTGCAGCTTTGAAGTGAGCTCTGGATCAGATAATACAACGGAACCAACAGAAACGACAGAAAATATCAATACAGATAAACTTATACCTATAGGATCCGTTGTGAAATTAAAAAAAGCGGAGAAGCCTGTTATGATTCATGGTTACGAACAACAGGAGGTTGGCACCGAAGAACTCTACGATTATATCTCTGTTCCATATCCAGAAGGTCATATCAGACCAGATTACAGCATCTTTTTTAATCGGGAGGATATTGAAGAAGTTCTGCATGTTGGCTACTCCACTCCAGAGGATAAAGAACTTCGAGAAGAAGCTGATAGCCGGTTAAAAGACTAATTCTGTTACTTTATAGGAACAAAAATCTGCAATAATTGTATTGTCAATAAAAGAAGGTGCTCATATGTTTCCGGAAAACTTAGGATTCCATACGGTAATACGTTTTGGTCTTTT from Terribacillus sp. DMT04 encodes the following:
- a CDS encoding DUF4176 domain-containing protein, producing MKFRMTTIHLILISTLLLTGCSFEVSSGSDNTTEPTETTENINTDKLIPIGSVVKLKKAEKPVMIHGYEQQEVGTEELYDYISVPYPEGHIRPDYSIFFNREDIEEVLHVGYSTPEDKELREEADSRLKD
- a CDS encoding DUF4176 domain-containing protein → MSNSNTTLIPIGSVVKLKKVEKPVMIYGRHQIQTSSKRIFDYIAVPYPEGNLTDDFNVFFNRESIDNILYRGYDSPIELILREQVEKDLENSKKKEKTDEI